A genomic stretch from Bos mutus isolate GX-2022 chromosome 4, NWIPB_WYAK_1.1, whole genome shotgun sequence includes:
- the STEAP1 gene encoding STEAP1 protein isoform X1, whose translation MESRQDITNQEELWKMKPRRNLEEDDYLNKDSEEIGMLKRHVLLHLHQTTHFDEFDCPPELQQKQKLFPKWRLPIKIAAIVSSLTFLYTLVREIIHPFVTSHQQYFYKIPILVINKVLPMVSITLLALVYLPGVIAAVVQLHNGTKYKKFPHWLDRWMVTRKQFGLLSFFFAVLHAIYSLSYPMRRSYRYRLLNWAYQQVQQNNENAWIEHDVWRMEIYVSLGIVALAILALLAVTSIPSVSDSLTWREFHYIQSKLGIVSLLLGTIHALIFAWNKWVDIKQFIWHTPPTFMIAVFLPIVVLICKVILLLPCLRKKILKIRHGWEDVTKINKTEMSSQL comes from the exons ATGGAGAGCAGACAAGACATCACAAACCAAGAAGAACTTTGGAAAATGAAGCCTAGGAGAAATCTAGAAGAAGATGATTATTtg aATAAAGACTCAGAAGAGATCGGCATGCTGAAAAGACATGTGCTTTTGCACTTGCACCAAACAACCCATTTTGATGAATTTGATTGCCCCCCAGAGCTTCAGCAAAAACAGAAACTCTTTCCAAAGTGGCGCTTGCCAATTAAAATCGCCGCTATTGTATCATCTCTGACTTTTCTCTACACTCTTGTGAGGGAAATAATTCACCCTTTTGTGACTTCCCATCaacagtatttttataaaattccaaTCCTGGTCATCAACAAAGTCTTGCCAATGGTTTCCATCACCCTCTTGGCACTGGTTTATTTGCCAGGTGTGATAGCAGCAGTTGTGCAGCTTCATAATGGAACTAAGTATAAGAAATTTCCGCACTGGTTGGATAGGTGGATGGTAACAAGAAAGCAGTTTGgtcttctcagtttcttttttgcTGTACTACATGCAATTTACAGTTTATCCTATCCGATGAGGCGATCCTACAGATATAGGTTGCTGAACTGGGCATATCAACAG GTCCAACAAAATAACGAAAATGCCTGGATTGAACATGATGTTTGGAGAATGGAAATTTATGTATCGCTGGGAATCGTGGCACTTGCAATACTAGCTCTGTTGGCTGTGACATCTATTCCATCTGTGAGTGATTCTCTGACATGGAGAGAATTTCACTATATTCAG agCAAGCTAGGAATTGTTTCCCTTCTGCTGGGTACAATACATGCATTGATTTTTGCCTGGAATAAATGGGTAGATATAAAACAATTTATATGGCATACACCTCCAACTTTTATGATAGCTGTTTTCCTTCCAATTGTTGTCCTGATATGCAAAGTCATACTACTCCTGCCGTGCTTGAGGAAGAAGATACTGAAGATTAGACATGGTTGGGAAGATGTCaccaaaattaataaaactgagaTGTCTTCTCAGTTGTAG
- the STEAP1 gene encoding STEAP1 protein isoform X2 → MLKRHVLLHLHQTTHFDEFDCPPELQQKQKLFPKWRLPIKIAAIVSSLTFLYTLVREIIHPFVTSHQQYFYKIPILVINKVLPMVSITLLALVYLPGVIAAVVQLHNGTKYKKFPHWLDRWMVTRKQFGLLSFFFAVLHAIYSLSYPMRRSYRYRLLNWAYQQVQQNNENAWIEHDVWRMEIYVSLGIVALAILALLAVTSIPSVSDSLTWREFHYIQSKLGIVSLLLGTIHALIFAWNKWVDIKQFIWHTPPTFMIAVFLPIVVLICKVILLLPCLRKKILKIRHGWEDVTKINKTEMSSQL, encoded by the exons ATGCTGAAAAGACATGTGCTTTTGCACTTGCACCAAACAACCCATTTTGATGAATTTGATTGCCCCCCAGAGCTTCAGCAAAAACAGAAACTCTTTCCAAAGTGGCGCTTGCCAATTAAAATCGCCGCTATTGTATCATCTCTGACTTTTCTCTACACTCTTGTGAGGGAAATAATTCACCCTTTTGTGACTTCCCATCaacagtatttttataaaattccaaTCCTGGTCATCAACAAAGTCTTGCCAATGGTTTCCATCACCCTCTTGGCACTGGTTTATTTGCCAGGTGTGATAGCAGCAGTTGTGCAGCTTCATAATGGAACTAAGTATAAGAAATTTCCGCACTGGTTGGATAGGTGGATGGTAACAAGAAAGCAGTTTGgtcttctcagtttcttttttgcTGTACTACATGCAATTTACAGTTTATCCTATCCGATGAGGCGATCCTACAGATATAGGTTGCTGAACTGGGCATATCAACAG GTCCAACAAAATAACGAAAATGCCTGGATTGAACATGATGTTTGGAGAATGGAAATTTATGTATCGCTGGGAATCGTGGCACTTGCAATACTAGCTCTGTTGGCTGTGACATCTATTCCATCTGTGAGTGATTCTCTGACATGGAGAGAATTTCACTATATTCAG agCAAGCTAGGAATTGTTTCCCTTCTGCTGGGTACAATACATGCATTGATTTTTGCCTGGAATAAATGGGTAGATATAAAACAATTTATATGGCATACACCTCCAACTTTTATGATAGCTGTTTTCCTTCCAATTGTTGTCCTGATATGCAAAGTCATACTACTCCTGCCGTGCTTGAGGAAGAAGATACTGAAGATTAGACATGGTTGGGAAGATGTCaccaaaattaataaaactgagaTGTCTTCTCAGTTGTAG